The following are encoded together in the Halopiger aswanensis genome:
- a CDS encoding cytochrome b/b6 domain-containing protein, with the protein MTNLDHGKFSRATTMFHSLLALTVFVLFFTGYAIAFNTELWWLVELMGGNEGVLSIHRAAGFSLIALTGFWVPYMLLRSSSRSNFRSVLPSPDDARAFLQDVKFALGWADERHPSARQFAGFKADEVPLLSYVGKGVIWIFTVELILLMISGLLIWRKTWLIDFYNSQSVAMAFVAFHGLLGIIMLMGVMFHTFEHGFHPAFYPVEMKAFLPKDMTPNFHGDPDEYETTGIERLRRKPSWRWATNVVAVLVVVGVVSVMMASLEYGGYPVPDTLAFGEGSVLRTIGINAGIFVLLLGLVLSMYGNVLRARYVSRRDQRATGAATDGGEPSETKRSSSEPRSDGGEVSGANRSTSDPRSDGGEVSETNRSAADHGSTDPNDD; encoded by the coding sequence GTGACAAACCTCGACCACGGGAAGTTCTCGCGGGCCACCACGATGTTCCACTCGCTGCTGGCGCTGACCGTGTTCGTCCTGTTCTTTACCGGCTACGCCATCGCCTTCAACACGGAGCTGTGGTGGCTCGTCGAGCTCATGGGCGGCAACGAGGGCGTGCTCTCGATCCACCGCGCCGCCGGCTTCTCGCTGATCGCGCTGACCGGGTTCTGGGTACCGTACATGCTGCTTCGCTCCTCGAGTCGCTCGAACTTCCGCTCCGTGTTGCCGAGCCCGGACGATGCACGCGCGTTCCTGCAGGACGTCAAGTTCGCGCTCGGCTGGGCCGACGAGCGCCATCCGTCGGCGCGCCAGTTCGCGGGGTTCAAGGCCGACGAGGTGCCGCTGCTATCGTACGTCGGGAAGGGCGTCATCTGGATCTTCACCGTCGAACTGATCTTGCTGATGATCTCGGGGCTGCTCATCTGGCGGAAGACGTGGCTGATCGACTTCTACAACTCCCAGTCGGTCGCCATGGCCTTCGTCGCCTTCCACGGCCTCCTCGGGATCATTATGCTGATGGGCGTGATGTTCCACACCTTCGAGCACGGGTTCCACCCCGCGTTCTACCCCGTCGAAATGAAGGCGTTCCTGCCGAAGGATATGACGCCGAACTTCCACGGCGACCCCGACGAGTACGAGACGACCGGCATCGAGCGCCTCCGGCGCAAACCCTCGTGGCGGTGGGCGACCAACGTCGTCGCCGTGCTCGTCGTCGTCGGCGTCGTCAGCGTGATGATGGCCAGCCTCGAGTACGGCGGCTACCCCGTGCCGGATACGCTGGCGTTCGGCGAGGGCAGCGTGCTCCGGACGATCGGCATCAACGCCGGCATCTTCGTGTTGCTGCTCGGGTTAGTGCTCTCGATGTACGGCAACGTCCTGCGGGCGCGATACGTGAGTCGTCGCGATCAGCGGGCGACGGGGGCGGCGACGGACGGCGGTGAGCCGAGTGAAACGAAGCGATCCTCGTCGGAACCGCGTTCCGACGGCGGTGAGGTGAGCGGAGCGAACCGATCCACATCAGATCCAAGATCTGATGGCGGTGAGGTGAGTGAAACGAACCGATCCGCAGCAGATCACGGGTCCACCGAT